The genomic stretch GGCGGTGCTGGTGGCTATTTTGGTTATGCGTTTTATGCCAAAGACGAAGAAAGTAGCAGTCGTATTGTCAAAAGAGCTAGCTGATAAAAAACCTGATGAAGTGCAAGACAAAATTGGCTTGTTGTCGGTGTTTAGTGAAAAACGCGCGTTAGGCTTTATGATTGCGCAAGCTTTTGCTTATTCCGTCATGATGATCTTTTTAACCAATGCTTCAATGATGTACATGGAAGTATTTGGTCAAACACCTCAACAATTTTCGCTGTTGTTCTTTGCCAATATTTGCGGTTTGATTGTTGTTAACCGTGCTAATTCATTTTTGTTAGCGAGATTCGAACCAGAATCGTTATTAAAAGCCTTTTTAAGCTTACAAGTACTTGGTGGTATTATATTAGTAATGGCATCTGTCATCGTCCCTGATGCGTTATATGTGACGGTTGCTGGCTTTGTTATTGCAATCTCAGCTAACGGCGCGGTGATATCAAATGCGAGTGCGTGTTTTATGAAACGTTTTGGTCGTAATGCAGGATCTGCTTCGGCAGTATTAGGGGCGACGCAATATACAGTGGGCGGTACTGTGAGTGCGCTATCAGCATTTATTAGTATGGGCTCGGTACAACCTGTGGTGGTTATTATGCTGATTTCATCAATCACAGCACTGACTGGCGCTACAATTGCTGGTCGTTATTCACGTAGCACGCAAGCGTAGTCACAGGTTCATAACGGAGTAAAATAGCGAGTGATAGGCTGACAAAGGGGAGCAGCCTATCACGATTAACGATTAAGTAAATGTGCACATAATTTAACAAAGTCAGATGAAGTCACAATACCAATCACGTTATTTTCATTATCAATAACGGGTAGGCAACCAAGTTTATTATCAATGAAGTATTCGACCACAATTTTCAATGGTTCATCTTCCGTTAGCTTTTGAAAATCGGTCTCCATCAAATCTTCAATTAACTGACCACGTTCTTTTCTCGCCAGTGCATCTGTACCGTATTTGTTGATCATTGATATGACAGCGCTGATCATTTTTTTATGTGTCAGTACACCAACTAAGGAGCCATCAGTTTCGGAGATAACCGGTAAGTGACGTACGCCACGCGTTTGCATTAGTTCATGTGCGTCTTTTAAACTGGCTTTATGACTGATACAAATTACATTGCTTGCCATTATGTCTCTTACTTTCATACATTATCCCCGTGTTGTTTTATTGTTAATTTAATTCACACCAATATAGCAAGTATACTTAATCAAGTCCAAAATCACATTGCTTTATTTAAAATAATCAATATGTTAATAGAAATTTTATTGATTATTTAAACAAATCTTTAATGCGTCTTGCCGATAAACTAACCACTAACCACTAACCATAAAACCTTACAAAAATTATGTTTTTATAAAATAAAACGTATTTGTATATTGTTTGTAAACGATATATAAATATACTGATTCGACAATAATCTGCTTTATTTTAAAGTTTATTGAATAACGATTGTTGTTTTTATTATACTTTATTGATCTTGAACAAAAATACAACCACCTGTCATTTTGGTTTTATTGTTGATATTTGTGTGATAATTTAATCACTTATATATTGCTAAGGGAGTTAGTTATGAAGGGGGCTGTAAAATCAAAGAAAATGGGAGCCGTATTATTAGCATTTTTCTTTGGTGTTCTAGGCGCACATAAGTTTTACCTAGGTTATCACAAACAGGGTATTTGCATGTTAGTGCTATTTATCTTTGGTTATGTTTTTTTAGGCTTACCGTCGATGGTCATTGCCATGATCGCATTGGTTGAATTTGTCATCTACTTGCTTAAACCAGCAACTGAATTTGAGCGAGATTATGTACTAGAAAGCCGTCCTTGGTTCTGATTACGTTTATTAAATTTATTTTAGCTCACTACTTTCTCAATAGAATGACCTGATAGTGTGCCTAATAGGGTATTTTTACGTTTATCCGAGCGTTGCTTACGCACTTGAGACGCGGTAAATGCCATCACTTCACTTGCCTTAAACATTTCCTTTTGCACGATGATAATTGGTAGCGGTGCTGTGACTGTTTTTAATCCAGTGGCTCTTACTATATTTGCCGCAGGCTGCACTTTGACGGGTCTGCGAATACGTAAATCCAGCTCTGGTGTTGATGTTATTTTTTGCTGTAATTGGTCTAAGGCAAGCAGGTTATCTGGCATTGCTCTTTCTTTTTCTGCGTTAATTTCTCCTAACAATTTTAGCTTGTCAGGCTGGTGTAATGAGTCTTTACGCTGCCAACTAAAGCGGACAGATTTCACACTCTCGTTTTCTAAACAATGGATCTTACGATATAAGTGCACAGTCATAACACCTGGGCAATTATCGTGTATCGCGCTGAATCGAGCTTGACGTGATGCATGCTCGCTTACAACCGCATGTTCAATCTCAGCTTTAAGCGTATTGATTGCTTTAATTAAGAACACAATTTTAGTCGTGTTTTGATGCTCTGGATGTAAGTGGATAACCCCTACATAACGTCGAGCCGACTTTTGCGAAAAAGGAGGCTTAATGTGAATGTCTTGGAACGCTTCTGAAGCCAACTTCATGGCGAGCATATCCGTGCTAAGCTCAGGAGTGATCTGGTTTATAGCTGCTTGTTCTTGGCCTTTGATCACACAAGGGATCCTGCTGACTAATGCCTGCACAGGTTTCGTCGTAGAAAATAGCTTTTCTAGTTGCTGTAAGTTTGCTGTGAGTTGAGCAAATAAACTTTTAATATCAGTCATGCCTCATCCTATTACTCGTATAATGGCTATTGATAATTAGCATAGTAATGAGTAGACCATCATGCAATAGCTTAGTTCATTGGGTGATCGCTATGTGATCAAGGTGACCGTTCGTTGATCGATGTTTGATGGAATTAATTTGCAAGTCTAATATAAGTGGGTGTGTAGATAATTTGGACAGCCTAATGAGATCTATTTAAAACAAAGTGACACTATGATGAACTTTGTTCGTTTTAACTAACTTAACCAGATGTAAATAGGCTAAAATAGTCGGTTGTTATTTTACTCTTGAGTCAATATATAATGGCGATGGGTATGAATGACCGCGAGTATTCATTACCGAGGTCAAATCATATTACCAAGACCACGGCC from Moritella marina ATCC 15381 encodes the following:
- a CDS encoding multidrug effflux MFS transporter, which encodes MTQQNTPSIDMNAVMSDSKIETNKDTAGKMSKTLILTLAAVFALTPFTIDSYLPAMPTMAKAMDVDISLMSVTVSLYIFGLAIGQLIGGPLSDKKGRSYAMIAGLVVFALASLLLTTATQIEVLWFWRVIQAVGGGMAVVGVPATIRDTCSGKEAAKLFSLIALIMMIAPSIAPTVGTIIMSLADWRWIFYTLAIMAVLVAILVMRFMPKTKKVAVVLSKELADKKPDEVQDKIGLLSVFSEKRALGFMIAQAFAYSVMMIFLTNASMMYMEVFGQTPQQFSLLFFANICGLIVVNRANSFLLARFEPESLLKAFLSLQVLGGIILVMASVIVPDALYVTVAGFVIAISANGAVISNASACFMKRFGRNAGSASAVLGATQYTVGGTVSALSAFISMGSVQPVVVIMLISSITALTGATIAGRYSRSTQA
- a CDS encoding TM2 domain-containing protein; this encodes MKGAVKSKKMGAVLLAFFFGVLGAHKFYLGYHKQGICMLVLFIFGYVFLGLPSMVIAMIALVEFVIYLLKPATEFERDYVLESRPWF
- a CDS encoding CBS domain-containing protein, yielding MKVRDIMASNVICISHKASLKDAHELMQTRGVRHLPVISETDGSLVGVLTHKKMISAVISMINKYGTDALARKERGQLIEDLMETDFQKLTEDEPLKIVVEYFIDNKLGCLPVIDNENNVIGIVTSSDFVKLCAHLLNR
- a CDS encoding DNA replication terminus site-binding protein; translated protein: MTDIKSLFAQLTANLQQLEKLFSTTKPVQALVSRIPCVIKGQEQAAINQITPELSTDMLAMKLASEAFQDIHIKPPFSQKSARRYVGVIHLHPEHQNTTKIVFLIKAINTLKAEIEHAVVSEHASRQARFSAIHDNCPGVMTVHLYRKIHCLENESVKSVRFSWQRKDSLHQPDKLKLLGEINAEKERAMPDNLLALDQLQQKITSTPELDLRIRRPVKVQPAANIVRATGLKTVTAPLPIIIVQKEMFKASEVMAFTASQVRKQRSDKRKNTLLGTLSGHSIEKVVS